In Paenibacillus sonchi, a single genomic region encodes these proteins:
- a CDS encoding ABC transporter substrate-binding protein, which translates to MRKGNVMVMAAALGMSVLAGCGSNTNTNTNTNNNNAAGNGSGTGAGEAAAAPAANGTKTELTYYYPIAVGGPLTATIEAMTADFMKENPDIVVKPVYTGSYADTAVKTQAGVQSKQPPDVAVLQSTELFSLLDMDAIIPLDEFIAQEGGDTYLSDFYPAFMENSQTEGKTYSIPFQRSTIVLYYNKDMFKAAGLDPEKPPATWAEMQEYAVKLAGNGKWGLEIPVTGYAYWMLQTFALQNGNNLMTPDGKKVMFNTPENVEGLQYWVDLAAKHKAMPGGVTDWSTVPSDFLEGKTAMMYHTTGNLTNVKKNASFDFGVSFLPAQKQYGSPTGGGNFYIFKDIDKKKQEAAWKFVKFMTETERAAQWSIDTGYVAVKKSAYETERMKAYAAEFPAALIARDQLEYASAELSTHNNGRIVKILSDSVQAALTNELTPAEALQKAQKDADQALASFNK; encoded by the coding sequence ATGCGTAAAGGAAATGTAATGGTAATGGCGGCTGCACTAGGAATGTCGGTATTGGCAGGCTGCGGCAGCAACACAAACACAAACACAAACACAAACAACAATAACGCCGCTGGCAATGGCAGCGGCACCGGGGCTGGTGAAGCCGCAGCCGCACCGGCGGCCAACGGAACCAAAACAGAGCTGACCTACTATTACCCGATTGCTGTCGGAGGGCCGCTGACGGCTACGATTGAAGCGATGACTGCGGATTTTATGAAGGAGAACCCGGACATTGTGGTTAAGCCGGTATACACCGGCAGCTATGCCGATACAGCGGTCAAAACCCAAGCCGGAGTCCAGTCGAAGCAGCCGCCCGATGTAGCGGTATTGCAGTCCACAGAGCTGTTCAGCCTGCTGGATATGGATGCGATTATTCCGCTGGACGAGTTCATTGCGCAGGAGGGCGGAGACACTTATTTGTCTGACTTCTACCCCGCCTTTATGGAGAATTCCCAGACAGAGGGCAAAACCTACAGTATTCCGTTCCAGCGCAGCACCATCGTTCTGTATTACAACAAGGATATGTTCAAGGCTGCCGGACTGGACCCGGAGAAGCCGCCTGCAACGTGGGCAGAGATGCAGGAATACGCGGTCAAGCTGGCCGGTAACGGCAAGTGGGGGCTGGAGATTCCGGTGACCGGCTATGCCTATTGGATGCTTCAGACCTTCGCGCTGCAGAACGGCAACAATCTGATGACTCCTGACGGCAAAAAAGTAATGTTCAATACTCCAGAGAACGTGGAGGGTCTGCAGTATTGGGTCGATCTGGCGGCGAAGCACAAGGCCATGCCTGGCGGCGTTACCGATTGGAGCACGGTGCCTTCCGACTTCCTGGAAGGAAAAACCGCAATGATGTACCATACCACCGGCAACCTGACCAATGTCAAGAAAAATGCGTCGTTTGACTTCGGTGTCAGCTTCCTGCCGGCGCAGAAGCAATACGGCAGCCCTACCGGCGGCGGCAACTTCTATATTTTCAAGGATATCGACAAAAAGAAGCAGGAAGCAGCCTGGAAATTCGTCAAGTTCATGACTGAAACCGAACGTGCGGCGCAGTGGAGTATCGATACCGGCTATGTGGCGGTGAAGAAATCGGCATATGAAACCGAGCGGATGAAGGCTTATGCCGCCGAATTCCCCGCTGCGCTGATTGCCCGTGACCAGCTGGAATATGCATCTGCTGAACTATCAACCCACAACAACGGCAGAATTGTCAAAATCCTCAGTGACTCCGTGCAGGCCGCACTCACCAATGAGCTGACACCGGCGGAAGCCCTGCAGAAGGCGCAGAAGGATGCGGACCAGGCTCTGGCTTCTTTTAATAAGTAA
- the cbiQ gene encoding cobalt ECF transporter T component CbiQ encodes MIRRIDVISCSNALSQVSPMWKSLFAAVMFALAYVLHPALQVLITLWLMLWCLQYAKIPPRAYGQLFGTALLFYGLSLPALLVELGRPAAGEAALYLRIPGTAQFLYITRAGGVRAALLLARISACLACCLFIMLTTPFGELLQVLRRLRMPQIVLELMLVMYRFLFLLDDAAHGLLLARRLRGGRRGFRFKLREAAGMAASLFANTMHRYYGLSQGLAARGFTGEILLPPYVRRKVPRRFAFEAYAGIVLLAAAQLWMLWTR; translated from the coding sequence ATGATCAGAAGAATTGATGTTATATCCTGCAGCAATGCCCTGAGCCAAGTGTCCCCGATGTGGAAAAGCCTCTTCGCAGCCGTCATGTTCGCCCTTGCTTATGTGCTGCATCCGGCCCTTCAGGTTCTCATTACGCTGTGGCTGATGCTGTGGTGCCTGCAATATGCCAAAATCCCGCCGCGCGCCTACGGGCAGTTGTTTGGCACTGCGCTGTTGTTCTACGGCCTCAGCCTGCCGGCACTGCTGGTGGAGCTGGGCCGTCCGGCAGCCGGGGAGGCCGCCCTGTACCTGCGGATTCCGGGCACAGCCCAGTTTCTGTACATAACCCGGGCAGGAGGCGTGCGGGCAGCGCTGCTGCTGGCCCGGATATCGGCCTGTCTGGCCTGCTGCCTGTTCATCATGCTGACCACGCCGTTCGGCGAGCTGCTGCAGGTGCTCCGCAGGCTGCGGATGCCGCAGATCGTGCTGGAGCTGATGCTGGTCATGTACCGGTTCCTGTTCCTGCTGGACGATGCCGCCCATGGCCTGCTGCTGGCCCGGCGGCTGCGCGGAGGCCGCAGGGGCTTCAGATTCAAGCTGCGGGAGGCTGCAGGTATGGCGGCGTCATTGTTCGCAAACACCATGCACCGCTACTATGGGCTGTCGCAGGGGCTTGCTGCGCGGGGGTTTACCGGGGAGATTCTATTACCCCCGTATGTGAGGCGGAAAGTGCCCCGAAGGTTTGCCTTTGAGGCGTATGCGGGAATCGTCCTGCTGGCGGCGGCACAGCTGTGGATGCTGTGGACAAGATGA
- a CDS encoding alpha-N-arabinofuranosidase produces MAQRVVLHTDIRKGTINRNIYGHFSEHLGRCIYEGIWVGEDSPIPNTKGIRNDVVEALKEIKVPVLRWPGGCFADEYHWKDGIGAREGRKRMINTHWGGTVENNHFGTHEFMELCAMLECEPYINGNVGSGTVQEMSEWVEYLTFNGVSPMAELRAKNGREEAWAVKYFGVGNENWGCGGNMRPEYYADLYRQYQTYVRNYGDNRIHRIACGPNADDYQWMEVLMREATRFMDSITLHYYTVPGATWEQKGAATGFDTAEYFTTLEKALRMEELVTRHSVIMDKYDPEKRVGLIVDEWGTWYDVEPGTNPGFLYQQNSIRDALVAGLTLNIFHKHSDRVRMANIAQTINVLQAVILTEGEKMLLTPTYHVFNMYKVHQDAELLDLTLDSGSYSFDGKEIPEVSASASVTAEGVIHVSLCNLNHASAAVLPLELRGLAGQAVDIAGTTLAGATIDAHNSFSEPEAVVPQPFTAFKLEGDTVTVELPAMSVTVLEITPKA; encoded by the coding sequence ATGGCTCAGCGTGTTGTGCTTCATACGGATATCCGCAAGGGAACGATTAACCGGAATATTTATGGTCATTTTTCCGAGCATTTAGGACGTTGCATTTATGAAGGCATCTGGGTAGGGGAGGACTCTCCGATTCCGAACACTAAGGGCATCCGCAATGATGTTGTGGAAGCGCTTAAGGAGATCAAGGTGCCGGTGCTGCGCTGGCCGGGCGGCTGTTTTGCCGATGAATATCACTGGAAGGACGGCATCGGAGCGCGCGAAGGCCGCAAACGGATGATTAATACGCACTGGGGCGGCACGGTGGAGAACAACCATTTTGGAACGCATGAATTCATGGAGCTGTGCGCCATGCTGGAATGTGAACCGTACATCAACGGCAATGTGGGCAGCGGAACGGTGCAGGAAATGTCAGAATGGGTGGAATACCTGACCTTTAACGGTGTATCCCCGATGGCTGAGCTGCGGGCCAAGAACGGCCGGGAAGAGGCTTGGGCTGTGAAGTATTTTGGCGTGGGTAACGAAAACTGGGGCTGCGGAGGAAATATGCGTCCGGAATATTACGCTGACTTGTACCGCCAATACCAGACGTATGTGCGCAACTACGGGGACAACCGGATTCACCGGATCGCCTGCGGCCCGAATGCGGATGATTATCAATGGATGGAAGTGCTGATGCGCGAAGCCACGCGGTTCATGGACTCCATCACGCTGCATTACTACACCGTTCCCGGCGCTACTTGGGAGCAGAAGGGTGCGGCTACCGGTTTTGATACTGCAGAATATTTCACCACTCTGGAAAAAGCGCTGCGCATGGAAGAGCTGGTCACCCGCCACAGCGTCATTATGGACAAGTATGATCCGGAGAAAAGAGTCGGCCTGATCGTCGATGAATGGGGAACCTGGTATGATGTGGAGCCGGGCACGAACCCGGGGTTCCTGTACCAGCAGAACTCGATCCGCGATGCGCTGGTTGCCGGACTGACGCTGAATATTTTCCACAAGCACAGCGACCGTGTGCGGATGGCGAACATTGCCCAGACCATTAACGTGCTGCAGGCCGTCATCCTTACCGAAGGCGAAAAAATGCTGCTGACTCCGACCTATCATGTATTCAATATGTACAAGGTGCATCAGGATGCCGAGCTGCTGGATCTGACGCTGGACAGCGGGTCTTACAGCTTTGACGGCAAGGAGATCCCGGAAGTATCGGCTTCGGCTTCGGTAACGGCCGAGGGTGTGATTCATGTCAGCCTGTGCAACCTGAATCATGCGTCTGCGGCTGTGCTTCCGCTGGAGCTGCGCGGCCTTGCCGGCCAAGCGGTGGATATTGCCGGCACTACGCTTGCCGGGGCAACCATTGATGCCCATAACTCGTTCAGCGAACCGGAAGCGGTTGTTCCGCAGCCGTTCACAGCCTTTAAGCTGGAAGGGGATACTGTTACTGTCGAGCTGCCAGCCATGTCGGTAACAGTACTGGAAATTACACCGAAAGCTTGA
- a CDS encoding carbohydrate ABC transporter permease → MNASLRRNGFAWLLLLPSLLFLLLFTFYPIALTLRLSLFQADLSTPEPVFTGLANYRTMFQDEVFRKVMTNNVLFALGTVPLGIALALLMAVFANKALRGRGFMRSAFFYPTLIPMIAVANIWLFIYTPEYGFMSRLLSWFGVNDINWLGTPGLVMWAMILMIIWKEAGFFMIFYLAGLQNISKELYEAAHVDGVGRFTVFRKITFPLLMPTTLFVSIVALTNAYKLVDHLMIMTRGGPNNSSNLLLYYIYETAFSYWDQGMASALTAVMIAVLLLIAAVQFFGLDRRIHYN, encoded by the coding sequence ATGAACGCCAGTCTGAGAAGAAACGGGTTCGCCTGGCTCCTGCTGCTGCCCTCACTGTTGTTCCTGCTGCTGTTCACCTTCTACCCGATCGCGCTGACGCTGCGGCTGAGCCTGTTCCAGGCGGACCTGTCCACACCGGAGCCGGTCTTCACGGGCCTGGCGAATTACCGCACGATGTTTCAGGACGAGGTTTTCCGTAAGGTTATGACTAACAATGTGCTGTTTGCGCTGGGGACGGTTCCACTCGGAATCGCTCTGGCGCTTTTGATGGCGGTCTTCGCCAACAAGGCGCTGCGCGGCAGAGGTTTTATGCGGTCAGCATTCTTTTATCCGACTCTGATCCCCATGATTGCAGTGGCTAACATTTGGCTTTTCATTTATACACCGGAGTATGGCTTTATGAGCAGGCTGTTGTCCTGGTTCGGCGTGAACGATATCAACTGGCTGGGCACACCGGGGCTGGTGATGTGGGCGATGATTCTGATGATCATCTGGAAGGAAGCGGGATTTTTTATGATTTTTTACCTCGCCGGTCTGCAAAATATCTCCAAAGAGCTGTATGAAGCCGCGCATGTCGACGGGGTGGGCCGGTTCACCGTGTTCCGCAAAATCACTTTCCCGCTGCTGATGCCAACTACGCTGTTCGTAAGTATTGTTGCGCTCACCAACGCCTACAAGCTTGTCGACCACCTGATGATCATGACCCGCGGGGGTCCCAACAACTCCAGTAATCTGCTGCTCTATTACATTTATGAAACAGCGTTCAGCTATTGGGATCAGGGAATGGCGTCTGCGCTGACGGCCGTGATGATTGCCGTATTGCTGCTGATTGCGGCTGTGCAGTTTTTTGGCCTGGACCGGAGAATTCACTATAACTAA
- a CDS encoding glycerol-3-phosphate responsive antiterminator, translating to MKNGLFAGSGNHRIIPAVRKAEDLQKACDSEWPMIFLLIGDLFTVKQYVRQGLEAGKKVFLHVDFIGGLGSDPLVVKYIAEKIGPTGIISTKNHMVKQAKKSGLLAIQRLFLIDTSALEHGINNVRQNESDALEVMPGLIPRVITELSSSTSRPIIAGGLIKDHQEIEAALQAGASAVSMGNPELWHSFAQA from the coding sequence GTGAAGAACGGACTGTTTGCGGGAAGCGGCAACCATAGGATTATACCGGCAGTGCGCAAGGCTGAAGATCTGCAAAAGGCCTGCGACAGCGAGTGGCCGATGATCTTTCTGCTGATCGGGGACCTGTTCACTGTGAAGCAATATGTGAGGCAGGGTCTGGAAGCCGGCAAGAAGGTCTTCCTGCATGTCGATTTCATCGGCGGATTGGGCAGTGATCCGCTCGTGGTCAAATATATTGCCGAGAAGATTGGCCCGACCGGCATTATCTCCACCAAGAACCATATGGTCAAGCAGGCTAAGAAAAGCGGGCTTCTGGCGATCCAGCGCCTGTTCCTGATCGACACCTCTGCGCTGGAGCACGGGATAAACAATGTGCGCCAGAATGAATCGGATGCGCTTGAAGTCATGCCGGGGCTGATCCCCAGGGTCATAACCGAGCTGAGCAGCAGTACTTCCCGCCCTATCATTGCCGGCGGCCTGATCAAGGATCATCAGGAGATTGAGGCTGCTCTCCAAGCGGGAGCGAGTGCAGTATCGATGGGCAACCCGGAGCTTTGGCACAGTTTTGCACAAGCTTAA
- a CDS encoding HAD-IIA family hydrolase, which translates to MLAYETYFFDLDGTIFIGDLLLPGVRQTLQYLREQGKQVLFLSNTTIRTREECRNRLRLMGVEARTEEVVTAASVSAAYFREMQGMNRKPQVLVIGEQALKYEMAGGGTVLTDEPMEATHVLVGMDRDFDYEKLHRAMKAVRAGAYLIAANPDPNCPVVGDLLPDTWAMVKAIEAASCGTVQEIIGKPSAYYAEKVLEQSGTRRENCLMVGDRMDTDIRFGLSHGINTALVLTGVTAREDLEQYSTMPDHIWTSMSEMLQDHLRLS; encoded by the coding sequence GTGCTTGCATACGAGACGTATTTTTTTGATTTGGACGGCACCATTTTTATTGGTGACCTGCTCCTGCCGGGAGTGAGGCAGACACTGCAGTATTTAAGGGAGCAGGGGAAACAGGTGCTGTTCCTGAGCAACACCACCATTCGGACCCGGGAAGAATGCCGGAACCGGCTAAGGCTGATGGGGGTTGAAGCCCGGACGGAGGAAGTGGTGACTGCGGCTTCGGTATCTGCGGCATATTTCCGTGAAATGCAGGGAATGAACCGCAAGCCGCAGGTGCTGGTGATTGGGGAGCAGGCGCTGAAATATGAGATGGCCGGCGGAGGGACGGTACTCACCGATGAACCGATGGAGGCCACGCATGTGCTGGTGGGGATGGACCGCGATTTCGATTATGAGAAGCTGCACCGGGCGATGAAGGCTGTCCGGGCAGGCGCCTATCTGATTGCCGCGAACCCTGATCCGAATTGTCCGGTAGTGGGCGACCTGCTCCCCGATACCTGGGCTATGGTTAAGGCCATTGAGGCAGCCAGCTGCGGCACTGTGCAGGAGATTATCGGCAAGCCATCCGCCTATTATGCGGAGAAGGTGCTGGAGCAGAGCGGAACCCGCCGGGAGAACTGTCTCATGGTCGGGGACCGGATGGATACAGATATCCGGTTTGGCCTGAGCCACGGCATCAACACGGCATTGGTGCTGACCGGGGTGACTGCGAGAGAGGATCTGGAGCAATATTCGACCATGCCGGATCATATCTGGACCTCAATGTCCGAGATGCTGCAGGATCATTTGCGCCTGTCCTGA
- a CDS encoding ArsR/SmtB family transcription factor, producing MKLDLTEESLPVYEALSSAVRLRMLRLLAVQPMNVKELAAAAQLSSAIMTMHVRKLEAAGLIRTHMAPGRSGLQKICTLAAEGAEIIFPAQAPAERKSHRKEIPVGLYSDFQIEPTCGLATAEKVIGNFDDPRYFWDLERMNAGILWFGKGYVEYKIPNFLLSSEQPEELVITMEIASEAPSINNNWPSDITFTLNGTKLGFWTSPGDYGDSRGKYTPSWWPALTNQYGLLKQLRVTPKGTFMDGQKLSGVTLDQVDIRSKQWTFRLSVEEDAEHIGGLTLFGKGFGNYNQDMLVELFYTEISGLSDSPDAAGTP from the coding sequence ATGAAACTGGATCTTACCGAAGAATCCCTGCCTGTCTACGAAGCTTTATCGAGCGCCGTGCGCCTCCGCATGCTCCGCCTGCTCGCCGTTCAGCCGATGAATGTCAAGGAGCTGGCAGCGGCAGCCCAGCTCAGCAGCGCGATCATGACGATGCATGTCCGCAAGCTGGAGGCGGCCGGGCTGATCCGGACACATATGGCTCCCGGGCGGAGCGGTTTGCAAAAAATCTGCACGCTGGCAGCTGAAGGCGCAGAGATCATTTTCCCCGCTCAAGCCCCGGCGGAACGCAAAAGCCACCGCAAAGAGATACCAGTCGGCCTCTACTCCGACTTTCAGATCGAACCGACCTGCGGTCTGGCAACGGCAGAGAAGGTCATCGGCAATTTCGACGACCCGCGCTACTTCTGGGATCTGGAGCGGATGAATGCAGGCATCCTCTGGTTCGGCAAAGGTTATGTCGAATACAAAATCCCCAACTTCCTCCTGTCCAGCGAGCAGCCGGAGGAGCTTGTCATTACAATGGAAATCGCCTCTGAGGCCCCGTCCATCAATAACAACTGGCCTTCGGATATCACCTTTACCTTGAACGGAACGAAGCTGGGCTTCTGGACCAGCCCCGGAGATTACGGAGACAGCAGAGGCAAATATACGCCGTCCTGGTGGCCCGCACTCACGAACCAATACGGGTTGCTCAAGCAGCTGCGGGTTACCCCCAAGGGGACCTTCATGGATGGGCAAAAGCTGTCCGGGGTTACGCTGGATCAAGTGGACATCCGCAGCAAGCAGTGGACGTTCAGACTGTCCGTGGAGGAGGATGCCGAGCATATCGGCGGGCTGACCCTGTTCGGCAAAGGATTCGGCAACTATAACCAGGACATGCTGGTTGAACTGTTCTATACGGAAATATCCGGCTTATCCGACAGTCCCGACGCTGCCGGAACGCCTTAA
- a CDS encoding energy-coupling factor ABC transporter permease codes for MNKRSYWRFTALVGVFAVYLLLNEPGTAEAMHIMEGFLPVGWAVFWWAAFLPFFFLGVRRLTRMTRDNPELKLLLGLSGAFTFVLSALKMPSVTGSSSHPTGTGLGAVMLGPLPMSVTGSIVLLFQALLLAHGGVTTLGANAFSMAVAGPFAGYAVYKLIMKLGEREKLAVFFAAAVADLMTYVVTSVQLAVAFPSADGGVLASMVKFSGIFAVTQIPLAVSEGLLTVLLWNWLKAYSPQELSLLKRGAKGGNTL; via the coding sequence ATGAACAAACGGAGCTATTGGCGTTTCACGGCACTGGTCGGCGTATTTGCCGTTTATCTTCTGCTGAATGAGCCGGGAACGGCGGAAGCAATGCACATTATGGAGGGATTTTTACCGGTTGGCTGGGCGGTGTTCTGGTGGGCGGCTTTTCTGCCGTTCTTTTTCCTGGGCGTCCGCAGGCTCACAAGGATGACCCGGGACAACCCGGAGCTGAAGCTGCTGCTGGGTTTATCCGGAGCGTTCACCTTTGTGCTCTCAGCGCTCAAAATGCCCTCGGTAACCGGAAGCAGCTCTCATCCGACGGGGACGGGCCTTGGCGCAGTGATGCTGGGTCCGCTGCCGATGAGCGTGACCGGTTCCATTGTGCTGCTGTTCCAGGCGCTGCTGCTGGCGCACGGTGGAGTCACCACTTTAGGCGCGAACGCCTTCTCCATGGCAGTGGCCGGGCCTTTTGCCGGTTATGCGGTCTATAAGCTGATTATGAAGCTGGGCGAACGCGAAAAGCTGGCGGTATTCTTCGCGGCTGCGGTAGCGGATCTGATGACCTATGTGGTCACTTCCGTTCAGCTTGCGGTGGCTTTTCCGTCTGCGGATGGCGGTGTGCTGGCTTCCATGGTGAAATTCAGCGGTATTTTTGCCGTGACCCAGATTCCGCTGGCGGTCAGCGAGGGGCTGTTGACAGTGCTGCTATGGAACTGGCTGAAGGCCTACAGTCCACAGGAGCTGTCCCTGCTTAAACGGGGAGCCAAGGGAGGAAATACACTGTGA
- a CDS encoding sugar phosphate isomerase/epimerase family protein, with protein MRFLQRILAETAGSAAVIALENVPPYPGLLGTEVTELLELAGRVDSSRIGLVFDSGHALMAGKERCLLMMQQAMPRLVALHLSDNAAEQDEHLGLGQGKVPLEAMLAGLTAGGFKGAWVLELRHPGDLLPSAARLHHLRKQYQAVYGIEPVPGIR; from the coding sequence GTGCGTTTCCTCCAGCGGATACTGGCGGAGACCGCAGGCTCCGCGGCAGTTATCGCGCTGGAGAATGTTCCCCCGTACCCCGGGCTGCTGGGGACGGAGGTCACAGAGCTGCTGGAGCTGGCCGGGCGGGTGGATTCCTCCCGCATAGGCCTGGTGTTCGACAGCGGCCATGCCCTGATGGCAGGCAAGGAACGCTGCCTGCTGATGATGCAGCAGGCCATGCCCCGCCTGGTCGCGCTGCATCTCAGCGACAATGCCGCAGAGCAGGATGAGCACCTGGGGCTCGGCCAAGGCAAGGTGCCGCTGGAGGCGATGCTTGCCGGGCTGACGGCAGGCGGCTTCAAGGGCGCCTGGGTGCTTGAGCTGCGGCATCCCGGAGATCTGCTGCCGTCCGCAGCCAGACTTCACCATTTACGGAAGCAATACCAGGCTGTCTATGGCATTGAACCTGTCCCGGGAATAAGGTAG
- a CDS encoding energy-coupling factor ABC transporter substrate-binding protein, producing MKNKWKNLLMLLAVVLLVVLPLLFVNGEFGGADDAAEGAITEIDPAYKPWFKPLAELPGETESMLFALQAAIGAGVIGYTLGLLKGRQGRQKLNDQKN from the coding sequence ATAAAGAACAAATGGAAAAACCTGCTGATGCTGCTCGCGGTGGTTCTGCTGGTGGTCCTGCCGCTGCTGTTCGTGAACGGAGAGTTCGGCGGAGCCGATGATGCGGCAGAAGGTGCAATTACAGAGATTGACCCTGCATATAAGCCCTGGTTCAAGCCGCTGGCTGAGCTGCCGGGTGAAACGGAGAGCATGTTATTCGCGCTGCAGGCGGCTATCGGCGCAGGGGTGATCGGCTATACGTTGGGTCTTTTGAAGGGAAGACAGGGCCGGCAGAAGCTGAATGATCAGAAGAATTGA
- a CDS encoding carbohydrate ABC transporter permease has product MKTKFTSRLGNILMLALAAFWLIPLLWMTVTAFRPRHAALSGLFSLDFTLGNFATVWSAAPFATYYLNTILIVVCVFAVQMLTASMAAFAFARIAFAGSSIVFLLFLVQIMIPADVLIFPNYNVLKQLSLLDTKLGIMLPFLASAFGIFLLRQVFKTIPAELEEAALIEGCSQWQVLWKIYFPLARPTYVAFALVSISYQWNNFLWPLIITNSVENRPLTVGLSIFAQSFEIGVQWTEVSAATLLVITPLLLIFLVFQRQFIESFMHSGIK; this is encoded by the coding sequence ATGAAAACCAAATTTACATCCAGACTCGGAAATATACTGATGCTGGCCCTCGCAGCCTTCTGGCTGATCCCGCTGCTCTGGATGACGGTGACGGCGTTTCGTCCCCGTCATGCGGCGCTGTCGGGCCTGTTCTCGCTGGACTTCACTTTGGGCAACTTCGCAACGGTCTGGTCTGCCGCGCCTTTTGCCACTTATTATCTCAACACCATTCTGATTGTGGTATGCGTGTTTGCTGTGCAGATGCTGACGGCCAGCATGGCAGCCTTTGCCTTTGCCCGTATAGCCTTTGCCGGCAGCAGCATAGTGTTCCTGCTGTTTCTGGTGCAGATTATGATTCCCGCCGATGTGCTGATCTTCCCCAACTATAATGTCCTGAAGCAGTTGTCGCTGCTCGACACCAAGCTGGGCATTATGCTGCCGTTTCTGGCTTCGGCGTTCGGAATCTTTCTGCTGCGCCAGGTATTTAAGACGATCCCTGCCGAGCTGGAAGAGGCGGCGCTGATCGAGGGCTGCAGCCAATGGCAGGTGCTGTGGAAAATTTATTTCCCGCTGGCCCGGCCCACCTATGTGGCCTTCGCCCTCGTCTCGATCAGCTACCAGTGGAATAACTTTCTCTGGCCGCTGATCATCACCAATTCGGTGGAGAACCGGCCGCTTACGGTGGGGCTGTCGATCTTTGCCCAATCGTTCGAGATTGGGGTGCAGTGGACGGAGGTCAGCGCCGCTACACTGCTGGTGATCACCCCGCTGCTGCTGATCTTCCTGGTGTTCCAGCGCCAGTTCATTGAGAGCTTCATGCATTCCGGTATTAAATAG
- a CDS encoding energy-coupling factor ABC transporter ATP-binding protein, protein MDYILAFEDAVFHYPDTVEPALRGLTAAIPGGCKTALLGHNGSGKSTLFLHAVGLLRPQKGRVLQAGLPVSYTKKELAALRRRVGLVFQDPEQQLILSTPLEDISFGLRGTGMPETEIAARCAAVLELLDLAALKDKPVHQLSLGQKKRTALAGVMAMEPELILLDEPTSYLDPLSEAQLLDGLDSIHRKGTTVVMATHDMNLAYRWADWIIVLDQGVCRAAGAPEAIFAGGELLQAMGLALPLLAELWHSLPPRVTAGHAAPRSAEEFKAVLSSLLGEGPGRDKGKLVVSNSRVELTF, encoded by the coding sequence ATGGATTACATTTTAGCCTTCGAGGATGCCGTATTTCATTATCCGGACACGGTGGAGCCAGCGCTCCGGGGGCTGACTGCAGCGATTCCCGGAGGCTGCAAAACAGCCCTGCTTGGACATAACGGCTCCGGCAAATCAACCTTGTTCCTGCATGCGGTTGGCCTGCTGCGGCCGCAAAAGGGAAGGGTTCTGCAAGCGGGACTGCCTGTATCCTATACCAAAAAGGAGCTTGCCGCTCTGCGGCGCAGAGTCGGGCTGGTCTTTCAGGACCCTGAGCAGCAGCTCATTTTGAGTACTCCGCTGGAGGATATCTCTTTTGGGCTGCGGGGCACCGGCATGCCAGAGACAGAAATAGCGGCGCGGTGCGCTGCGGTGCTAGAGCTGCTTGACCTTGCCGCGCTGAAGGATAAACCGGTTCATCAGCTCAGCCTGGGCCAGAAAAAGCGTACCGCGCTCGCAGGTGTGATGGCAATGGAGCCGGAGCTCATCTTGCTCGATGAGCCAACCTCCTATCTGGACCCGCTGTCGGAGGCGCAGCTTCTGGATGGCCTGGACAGCATACACCGTAAGGGTACAACTGTGGTGATGGCTACGCATGATATGAATCTCGCCTACCGCTGGGCGGACTGGATCATTGTCCTCGATCAGGGCGTCTGCCGGGCTGCCGGAGCGCCGGAGGCTATTTTTGCCGGCGGGGAGCTGCTGCAGGCGATGGGCCTGGCGCTTCCGCTGCTGGCTGAGCTATGGCACAGCCTGCCTCCGCGCGTAACGGCGGGGCACGCAGCTCCCCGGAGTGCGGAGGAGTTCAAGGCGGTGCTGAGCAGTCTGCTGGGCGAAGGTCCGGGGAGAGATAAGGGGAAGCTGGTCGTCAGCAATAGTAGAGTAGAACTCACTTTTTAG
- a CDS encoding DUF6171 family protein yields MATTSACKGCREDYKVTEAQIARILASSMFNEGNTASDQVYAERIALCNTCPKLQDGVTCTACGCIIPVVARLKARGCPLPGGGLWQPVNGSKIN; encoded by the coding sequence ATGGCCACAACCTCTGCCTGCAAAGGCTGCCGGGAAGATTATAAGGTCACGGAAGCGCAGATCGCCCGTATACTGGCGTCATCGATGTTCAATGAAGGCAACACCGCGTCAGATCAGGTGTATGCGGAACGGATCGCACTTTGCAATACCTGCCCCAAGCTCCAGGATGGGGTGACCTGCACCGCCTGCGGCTGCATCATCCCGGTTGTTGCCCGGCTGAAGGCGCGCGGCTGTCCGCTTCCCGGCGGCGGCCTGTGGCAGCCGGTTAACGGCTCCAAAATCAACTGA